The window TTAATGAATTTGAAAACTAATTCATTAACTTTACTTTTTTTAATTTTTTAAATTTATTCTAAAAAAAGCTATTTTTAATAATATTTATAAATTGAATTAAACAAATATAACTATAATATAAAAAATTATCCTAATGGAGGAATTATTATTAGTGACGATGTCGATATGATGTGTGGACTTGAAATCCACGTACAATTAGAAACCGAATCAAAATTATTCTGTGATTGTCCTACAAATTATCAGGACGCACCTATTAATACAAACATCTGTCCAGTTTGTCTTAATCAACCAGGTGCTAAACCACACCCTACAAATGAAAAAGCATTGGAAAACGCATTGATGATTGCGTTAATGCTAAACTGTGAAATAGACCAAGATGTTATTTACTTTATGAGAAAACATTACGATTATCCTGACTTGCCTTCCGGTTATCAGAGAACCTCAGTCCCTATCGGAATCAACGGCGAATTAAATGGAATCAGAATCCGTGAAATTCACGCAGAAGAAGACCCAGGCCAATTTAAACCTGACAGAGGTACAGTAAACTTCAACCGTTCCGGAATCCCATTAGTAGAAATCGTTACAGAACCGGATATAAAATCTCCGGAAGAAGCAAGGAATTTCTTAAAAGAGTTAATTCGTGTTTTACAATACAGTGGTGCTGCTCGTGGTGAAGGTACAATGAGAGCAGACGTTAACATTTCCATCAATGGTGGAAACAGAGTTGAAATGAAAAACATTAACTCAATCAAGGGAGCTTACAAATCATTGAACTTCGAACTCATAAGACAGAAAAATCTTGTGAAAAGAGGAGTTGAAGTAAAACAGGAAACTCGTGCTTACTTAGAGTCTCAAATGATTACCGTCGGAATGAGGATGAAAGAGGATGCTGATGACTACAGATTCATCACAGACCCTGACCTCCCACCAATGAAGATTTCAGATGAAACCATTCAAAGAATCCTCGACACAATGCCTGAAGCTCCACACAACAAAGTTAAAAGATTTGTTGAGGAATATGGTATTGATGAGGAATCCGCTAAGGTATTGACTTCAGAATTGGATTTGGCTATTGCATACGAAGAAGTTGTAAAAGAGGTCGATGCCAAATTTGCGGCTAAAGTTATGAGAGACGAACTTAAAAGAGTATTGTCCTATAACAAAATGGACTTTACAGACAGTAAAATTACATCTGATGATCTGATTGAATTCTTAAAGATGCTTGAAGATAAGGAAATTACCGCAAAAGCAGGACACAAAATCATCGAGCAAATGCCAAATAACGACAAATCACCAAAAGAAATTGCTGAAGAATTAGGATTGCTTGGTGTCGTTAAGGATGATGAAGTGTTAGCTGCAGTAAAACAAGCAATAGAAGAAAATCCAAAAGCTGTTGATGATTATCTAGGCGGTCAAAAGGCTTCACTCAACTTCCTGGTAGGCCAAGTAATGAGATTGACCCGTGGAAAAGCTGACCCTGGTGAAACTGTTAAACTCTTAAAAGAAAACATTGAATAGGGGGAAACCAGATGGGAGAGAAAAAATCTTTTGTTAAAGATTACATGACCAAAAATGTTATTAGTGTTTCTCCAGATACTGAAACTGAGAAAGTTATCGATTTAATGAAAGAAAGTCGTCACAACAGTTATCCTGTACTGGACAACGGAAAATTGGTCGGTATGGTAACTGCATTCGATATCGTGTCAAAGGAATGGGCAGATACAGTTTCAGGAATAATGAGTACCAAATTGGTTGTTGCCAACCAAAACCTATCTATCAACGACGCATCAAGAGTGATGTTCAGAAGAGGCATCTCCAGAATGCCTGTCGTTGACGCCGAAGGCGGATTGGTCGGCATCATAACAAACACCGATATGGTCAGGTCACACATCGAAAGATCAACCCCTAATAAAGTGGAATACTTCAAAAAGACAATGGAACAGTTATATGGCATTAAAACCACTTTAAAACATATGCGTGTTGAAACCAACAAGTTAAGGCCAACACAGGACAGGGTTTATGCTGACGAACTTGAAGGAAGAGCATATGAATTGGAAAAAGGATTGGCTGAACCTGCAATTGTTGTGAAAACTGGTGACCGGTGGATTTTGGTTGATGGACACCACAGGGCAGTTGCATCCGCTCAAAGAGGATATGAAACTGTCGATTCATATGTTGTTGATTTGGGCCAGGACATCAAATTGGGTATGGAGAAAACCGCCGACAAGGCAGGAATTTACAATTTTGACGATATTGAAATCATTGATGATGATAAACATCCTTTAATAGCCCTTACAGAAAGTATGCAAGACCAAGAATCTAAAGGAGAATAATGATGAGCAATGAAGAAATTATAAGGGAAGTGTATGAAGTCCTCGAATCCAGAAGGGACAACCCTATTGACTCATATACCTCCAACATCATGAAGGACAGTGACAAAAGAGCAGAAGACAAAATTCTTGAAAAAATAGCCGAAGAAGCCGGTGAAGTATTGATTGCCTCTAAAAATGATGAAAATCTTGTATATGAATCTGTTGATTTGATATTCCATACATTATTGCTCTTGGTCTATAAAGGCATAGAACTTGATGAAATTTTTGAAGAATTCGCAAGAAGAAGAAAATAATAAAAAATATATTTAAATAGTTTTATATAAATTAATTTAATTGAAAAAATATCGGTTATTACAATGTTTGATACATTCTCAGAAAAGAAATTTTTATTAACTGAATTGGTTAAAAAAAATTTAACTGCTAAATA of the Methanobrevibacter thaueri genome contains:
- the gatB gene encoding Asp-tRNA(Asn)/Glu-tRNA(Gln) amidotransferase subunit GatB, translating into MMCGLEIHVQLETESKLFCDCPTNYQDAPINTNICPVCLNQPGAKPHPTNEKALENALMIALMLNCEIDQDVIYFMRKHYDYPDLPSGYQRTSVPIGINGELNGIRIREIHAEEDPGQFKPDRGTVNFNRSGIPLVEIVTEPDIKSPEEARNFLKELIRVLQYSGAARGEGTMRADVNISINGGNRVEMKNINSIKGAYKSLNFELIRQKNLVKRGVEVKQETRAYLESQMITVGMRMKEDADDYRFITDPDLPPMKISDETIQRILDTMPEAPHNKVKRFVEEYGIDEESAKVLTSELDLAIAYEEVVKEVDAKFAAKVMRDELKRVLSYNKMDFTDSKITSDDLIEFLKMLEDKEITAKAGHKIIEQMPNNDKSPKEIAEELGLLGVVKDDEVLAAVKQAIEENPKAVDDYLGGQKASLNFLVGQVMRLTRGKADPGETVKLLKENIE
- a CDS encoding CBS domain-containing ParB/RepB/Spo0J family partition protein; protein product: MGEKKSFVKDYMTKNVISVSPDTETEKVIDLMKESRHNSYPVLDNGKLVGMVTAFDIVSKEWADTVSGIMSTKLVVANQNLSINDASRVMFRRGISRMPVVDAEGGLVGIITNTDMVRSHIERSTPNKVEYFKKTMEQLYGIKTTLKHMRVETNKLRPTQDRVYADELEGRAYELEKGLAEPAIVVKTGDRWILVDGHHRAVASAQRGYETVDSYVVDLGQDIKLGMEKTADKAGIYNFDDIEIIDDDKHPLIALTESMQDQESKGE
- the hisE gene encoding phosphoribosyl-ATP diphosphatase, which encodes MSNEEIIREVYEVLESRRDNPIDSYTSNIMKDSDKRAEDKILEKIAEEAGEVLIASKNDENLVYESVDLIFHTLLLLVYKGIELDEIFEEFARRRK